The Aspergillus fumigatus Af293 chromosome 5, whole genome shotgun sequence nucleotide sequence TTTGTTGTAGTTGGGGCCGACTGCGTAGGCAAGACCCCAGTACGCCATTGCGCATTCAGGATCATGTGCGAGGGCTTGTTGGAAGCAATAAGCTCCTTCTGCATGATTAAAGGAGTATACCCCAGTCAGGCCTCGGTTGAACCAAATTTGAGCATcagtgctggtggtggtgatggtgcGGCCAAAGGAGCCGAGGTCATAGTATTCGTTGCTGGCTAGTACTGGGCTCATGGCTAGCAGGGAAGACATAATGAAAGATTTGAATATCTTGGAGATAATGAATCACAACTGACTCTCAGAAAAAACAACGTAGGATGAGGCCGCAAAAGGGTTATCAAATTGGAAGATTATATAGTTCGCAATCTGGAAGTCTGGATCCACATCACGACCATGAGGGATACTTGCTTAATAATGAATTAATGTAACTAACTATGGTCCATGAGGTAAGACTAGAAACGCTTCGATTTTGGGTTCTGATTTGTCCTTCAAACACCGAAGAGGCCGAAAATTTCATAACGATCAATCCCCGGATCGTCGTCTCAGCCCGGTACTTAATCCTGTATACAAGCCCTATTCCATCGGAGAATTGGTGGAGATAAACCTGCTCCAGCCAGCCTATGGTTTCCGAGTCAGAGCGGGTATACCAAGGTCTTCAATGAGAAAACCTGTCTTTCATAACTATATAAGGCACACTCGCAGTCCGACCGCCATGTGCAGTCCATCAGGAGTTTGGGGTAGCCCTTTCGTCGATAATGGGTCCATCCGCTGGCGAAAACGCCCATGAAACGGATCAAGAGAGTCGCTACTGCTCATTGATAGATTTCGATGCAGATGACCCCGACCTTCCGCTGAATTGGTCCTTCTCCCGGAAGATATGGGTTACCTCGATGGTGGCCATCCTGAACTTGATCGGGACAATTGCTAGTAGCATCTTTGGCACTGGAATCAAAGAGTTCATGCAGGAATTCAACGTTAGCAATGAAATTGCCGTTCAGGGAACGACGTTATTCTTAGCGGTACGTTAGATCCCCAGCCTTGCTTTTCTGGTCTCAAGGCCAGCAGCAGATGTAGTCAACTTACACTTCTCTTGtttctgtctttcttttttcatACTCACAATTTTGCAGGGATACATTTTTGGATTCCTGATCTTCGGTCCCCTCTCTGAGCGTTTCGGCCGTAAATGGCCCATGCTAATAGGCATCACTGCATCCTCTCTCTTCGATCTGATGCCCGCACTAGGCACCAACGTCGCTACCGTTCTCATCGGCCGGTTCTTCGGCGGTCTCTTTGGAGTAGCGCCAGTTGCCATTTTTGGCGGAGTGCTCAGCGATTGCTGGCCTCTCGCACAGCGTGGCATCGCCATGGCATTGGCGGTGTCGCTGGTATTTTCCGGCCCTACCTGGGGCCCGGTATGCGGGGGGTTCATAATGGGATCTCCGTCCCttggctggagatggactATGTGGGTCGTTGTCATTATCGGACTGGGCTTTACACTCCTTTGTGTGCTCCTTTACCCCGAGACGTATCCTCCTGTGATCCTACGGGCCAAAGTACAGGCTCTGCGAAGGAAGAATGGGAATCTGAATATCAGGACTGCATTGGATAAGGGGGGGTTGAGCATACAGGACATTATGAGTGTTTATTTGGTCCGACCATTCTGTGAGGTTTCCCATTTTCTCATTTTTAAAGACTTTACTGAGCATAGATGTGATTCTCTtgaaaagaacaaaagaaagagtaTTCACTAACAAAACTCTGTTGTCGTGAATTAGGGCTCCTAGCAACCCAACCAATCCTCGCTCTTTTAACCTTATACCAGTCCTTCGTCTACGGTGTGATGTTCCTCTTCTACCAAATGTACCCGGTCGCCTTCGGGGACGACCGCAACTGGACTACAAGCCTAAAATATCTGCCACTTTTAGCGATTATCACAGGCACCTTCGTAGGAGCACTTGGCATCGTTCTCCACAACCAACTCTACTTCCGCCATCACTGCCACAATCCAGATGGTACGTATATCCCCGAATCCCGTCTCCCGCCCATGATCGTTGGATGCGTAATGGTCCCGGCAGGAATGTTCTGGTTCGCCTGGACAGCGTCGCCAGACAACGTTTCATGGGCGAGCCCTATCTGTGCGAGTTTCATGACCGGGTGTGGAATGTACCTGCTCTTTATCCAGGGATGGAATTATATAATTGATTGCTATACGAGTATGGCGAATAGTGCGATGGGCATTAACGGGTCGATGAGGAGTGTGTTTGGAGCCGTGTTCCCACTTTTTGCGAATCAGATGGTGGGTGCGCTGGGGGTTGCGAAGACGACGACTGTTTTGGCGGCTGTTAGTGTCATGTTGGTTCCTGTACCGGTTTGCTTTTGGTACTGGGGGAGTAGGATTCGGGCTTGGTCGTCTGCGGAAGTTATTGGGTCTTAGGTGGGGAGTTCAGTGAAAGAAATGCTTTAAGGGTTCTTTGGTCCTTGATAGGTAATCGATTGATTATGGATGGTGTATGCGTGGGTACTACTACGGTGATAGGGCTTCTGTTCCGAGATGTATAGCTACACCATGTTGGCAATGGTTATTTGTTCCACAATGAGGCTCATAATGGATGATAAGCCCGGAAACAAATTGTTTTATAAAGACTACTCGCTCCTTTAAAGCAGAAAATCTGTACCAGCGGATGTATAGCGATAGGCCAGGAAAGTGACGAGAATTTCGACCTCGTCCCTGCGAGTGTTGGTTCTGACAATAGCCTGGATTTCCTGCGAGGCTTCGAGTCTATATGTATTTTGAGGATTGGCAGCGCTTAGTCTTGTCGCGAGGGGTGTTCTTCAGCATGGCCTCTCTTAGTGTCCAACTGAGAAGACATGCATGCAGCTAGAAAGCAAAGCTGGAAATGCTCCTGAAAAGCACAAGACCTAGCTAGAAACATACCACTGTTTAACAACAGAAATCGGCAATCTTATTACATAAGAAGTGTACATGTTCAGCACCATATCAATAATATATTTATAGCAATCAAAAGCTACGGAAAGTCGCACTCTCACATCATACCTCACTCCCTGAATGATATTGGTAGCGTGTTCCATGTTCTTAACTTTTCTACCCCCCGTGCCTGCTAAGATAGTTCCATTATCCTTATCCTTGCTTTCGAGCGCCTTTAACCTTACTACCTGTATGTGTTATATATTGAGGAAGCTTAGAAGGTAGTAGTATTAGAGAGAAGTttagactggctgacccaacccgcaaacCCAAATCCAACCCACCCAACCCGGTGTGGGTAACCCATTGGGTTCACGTGATAGGCAGAATTCTAGAATCTCTCAATGAGAGATCATTCTGACTATTAAAAGTACTATGGACTATAGTCACGTGCATAATATGGGGTAAAGTGGTatccatactccgtagccCAACCCACGTGGGTTTTGCGGTGGGTTTTCTATGCtatgggttgacccaaacccagccCATGACCAGTCTAGAGAAGTCCTCTAGTCATCAGCCCAGCACATCCTTCATTCCTTCTGCTATACTTGTGAATAATATGAAAAAACACCCCTAAACCTATATAGGTTAGGTTATATATGTGTATACACTCTACCTATATTATATTGACATACATAATGATATATATAAATTCGGGTCTTATCATCCctagtagatataaattTTATGATTATATAACTACTGTTGTCATGGGACTGCGGCCTACGGGGTAAGTGGTATATAAGCAGGTTCTGGGTTGATGATTCCAAGGGGAATCATCATTGTGACCTTTTTGGCATTGTGGATAGTAGCTGCCTAGAAGTTTAGAACCATACCTTGAATACCTTCTGACAACTGTGAACTGTCTGGACTAAAAGGTCTGAATTCTATCAGATTACCTATACCTGTGTAGGTTAGATACTATTAACCTTATCTAGATAAATTGGTTTTAGCCTTTTAGGTCAGTCCTAACCCACCCATATTGAGGGTTGGGCATGGGTTttgggttgggtcagccaaTCTAGTACAAAGCACCATAGGAAGCGGCCCAACGGGCCCGCGGGCGGAGCTCGCTCGTAGGCTTTACTGTGAGCTCTTCGTTTAACTGTGCTATCAAGTGGAGCTCAGGTAACCAGGTAGCTCAGCATTCAGGCTGAAGAATAACAGCTCAGACTAAAGCTCGAGCTGAAGTAGACTTTGGGTTTGATGTCTCTTGCCTTGCCTAGGTCTCGGCTATCCCGACCTGAACAGAACCGAACTCGGGACCAGAGAAGAAGTTAATATGTAGGTCAGAGAGAGGTGTTACTATATATGGATGCAGCTGGAGATTTCCTTTATAGCCTTCGAACTACACTCCTAAGTCTGTCCTACACAAGGAACCGTGACTAATCTCGTAAACCAGCCATAACCCGGTACCGAGCCGCAGTCAACATACGCATCTTCCTTCCATACAGAACCATCGGAATAATAGTCAACGTAACTGCCAAGCTGACAAACCCGCAGGTGAGGAACATATTCTGCGCGCCTGAGCGCTCTAGCCACGGACTAATCGCAAACGGGATCCCAATGCTGATGGCGTTCCGGAGGAAAGGCCACATCTGTGAATGCGTCGCCAGTTATCTAGTATCATATGCTGGTTAGAAGATGTTTCTATTGTATAGACTTCTGAGAATGTGAAAACCTACATCGCGATAACTATCAATCACCAGCGCTAACGCCGCATCGCCGATACTGCCTAGTCCAAAGCCGAAAAGCCCACCGGCGATACTTGGCCAGATCCAGTGGAGGCCCTGATACCTGGTTAGCAAGTTCAACTTCAATCTGCTTCCGAGTGGAAATATGATAAGTATGTTATGGCTTACTCTGGCAATTGTAGTCCCGAACATAATCAAACCCCCAGCCAACGTCAAAGCCGGGAGATGCAGAATATACAACCTCATTTCAGGTTCATAGTAGCCCTTGTTCCGCCTCGCAAAGAACAAGATGGATCTACCGCCCAGAAGGCCACCGTAGATCGATCCGAGAAGGTTTCCGACGAACGGGCCAATGCTCATGAACCCAACCTGCTGCGGCGTGAAGTTGTATGGCGGGAGAGGGAAAACAAGACCCACTACGCTGGACAGGATTGTTAGCCATACTACGCCGAGCGCATATTGCAGGGCGCAGAATAGAACGGCGGGGAAGGTGGATAGGACAACGAAGGGACGGTGGAAGTACGGCCAGATTGGCTCAGCGGTGTATGACACCAGGGCTAGTCTCTGTCGCCAGGTCTTCAATGGGATATTGTAGTCTAGCTGGCAGTGCTGCGCAGGAGCGGTATCTGATTCCTGCCGGCTTGTAGTGCACTCGATATCTGGTTGTCGGTCGGTTTTGATGTCCTTGACTGAGATATTTGGAGCGTCGCCAACTTGCACACTGCTGCTCACACCCATAACTACTTGGGTATACTTGGTCTCCTCATAGAAGAATATAAAAAGACCGAGTAGGACAGCATCAGCGATGCCTAGTGCACGATAGGATGCCCGCCATCCTTCACGCGTGGCTTGCGTCCCAGCAGCCATGGGCGTTAGGAAGCTCTAGGGTACACCGCATTTAGTATATGAACAAAAAAATCAAGAATTGCGACCTACCCCAATCATAACCATGGCCATATATAATGCATTCATCCCTCCACGATGATGCACAAAGAAGAGATCGGCAATCTATAGGCATGAGTCCGGCACACAAAGCTTCCAAGCATACTGACATACCGTGATCTGAACGATTGACTCGTTGGTTGCGCCGGCCAGCCCATATAAAAGATTCGAAATATACAACTCCGGCAGAGATTTCATCCACGCAGACCAGAACGATGCCGC carries:
- a CDS encoding putative MFS transporter, whose protein sequence is MGPSAGENAHETDQESRYCSLIDFDADDPDLPLNWSFSRKIWVTSMVAILNLIGTIASSIFGTGIKEFMQEFNVSNEIAVQGTTLFLAGYIFGFLIFGPLSERFGRKWPMLIGITASSLFDLMPALGTNVATVLIGRFFGGLFGVAPVAIFGGVLSDCWPLAQRGIAMALAVSLVFSGPTWGPVCGGFIMGSPSLGWRWTMWVVVIIGLGFTLLCVLLYPETYPPVILRAKVQALRRKNGNLNIRTALDKGGLSIQDIMSVYLVRPFWLLATQPILALLTLYQSFVYGVMFLFYQMYPVAFGDDRNWTTSLKYLPLLAIITGTFVGALGIVLHNQLYFRHHCHNPDGTYIPESRLPPMIVGCVMVPAGMFWFAWTASPDNVSWASPICASFMTGCGMYLLFIQGWNYIIDCYTSMANSAMGINGSMRSVFGAVFPLFANQMVGALGVAKTTTVLAAVSVMLVPVPVCFWYWGSRIRAWSSAEVIGS
- a CDS encoding putative MFS transporter; translation: MAQSQYDIPSTDHYQPPGTFLLIQNETAESENYVRSQVILHPVPSRDPNEPLNWSTAPKVVNFTLVLAVTVVIFTTLSIQVIFWQLMVSDMNVTYAQLNNAMSVNFVGLSVGCIFFIPLEKKLGRRPVYLVSTAIMMAASFWSAWMKSLPELYISNLLYGLAGATNESIVQITIADLFFVHHRGGMNALYMAMVMIGSFLTPMAAGTQATREGWRASYRALGIADAVLLGLFIFFYEETKYTQVVMGVSSSVQVGDAPNISVKDIKTDRQPDIECTTSRQESDTAPAQHCQLDYNIPLKTWRQRLALVSYTAEPIWPYFHRPFVVLSTFPAVLFCALQYALGVVWLTILSSVVGLVFPLPPYNFTPQQVGFMSIGPFVGNLLGSIYGGLLGGRSILFFARRNKGYYEPEMRLYILHLPALTLAGGLIMFGTTIARGLHWIWPSIAGGLFGFGLGSIGDAALALVIDSYRDMWPFLRNAISIGIPFAISPWLERSGAQNMFLTCGFVSLAVTLTIIPMVLYGRKMRMLTAARYRVMAGLRD